In Candidatus Dormiibacterota bacterium, the genomic stretch ACTTCCCCAGCTGCGATCCCGTCGGCGACAGCCGTTGGCAGGATCGTGATGCGCCCCGGCTCGAGGCCGGCCTCAGTGCGAGACATGCTCTCCCTGCCACGCGTAGAGCTTTTCCAGCGCCTCCCGCGGTGAGAGCCGCTCGAGGTCGAGCTGCTTGAGCTCGGCGACCACGGGGTGATCCAGCGGCAGATTGAGCTGCGCACTCGCATCCGGCCGTTCGAGCGGACGTTGACCCTCCAGCTCAGAGAGCACCTGACGCGCGCGCACCACCACCTGCCGTGGGATGCCGGCAAGCTCGGCGACCTGGATGCCGTAGCTGCGGTCCGCACCCCCCTCGACGACCTGGTGCAGGAAAATAACGCGCTCACCCTCTTCGCGCACCTCCATTCGGAAGTTGCGGAGCCGCGGCAGGCGCTGCGCGAGAGCGGTGAGCTCGTGGTAATGAGTGGCAAACAACGTCAGCGAGTGCAGCTGCGGGGCGTCGTGCAGATACTCGAGGATCGCCTGCGCGATGCTGACGCCGTCGTAGGTGCTCGTGCCGCGGCCGACCTCGTCGAAGATCAGCAGGCTGTGGGGTGTCGCGTGGGCGAGGATGTGCGCGGTCTCCACCATCTCGACCATGAACGTGGACAACCCGCGTGCCAGTTCGTCGTGGGCACCGACCCGGGTGAAGATCCGGTCGCAGAGACCGATGACGGCACTTGTCGCCGGAACGAAGCTGCCCACCTGCGCCAGCAGCACGATGATGCCGGCCTGACGCAAGTAGGTCGACTTTCCCGCCATGTTCGGCCCGCTCAGCAGAACAACCTGCTGATCACTCGTGTCGAGCCGAAGGTCGTTTGGTACGAAGCGCCCGGGCCCGAGTGCCGCCTCGACCAGCGGGTGCCGGCCACCGACGATCTCGATCCCTGGTTCATCGCGCAAGATCGGTCGCACCCAGCGGTGACGCGCCGCCACGGTGCCGAGCGCCGCGACCGCATCGAGCTGCCCCAGCCAGGCGGCGGTATCCAGAAGGTCCTTGCCGGCGGCGGTGATGCGCCGGCAGAGCTCGCTAAAGAGCACCTGCTCCCGAGCGACCGTCGCGCTCTTCGCGTTGAGGACCAGCGTCTCCTTCTCCTTGAGCTCGGGTGTGACATAGCGCTCGCCGTTGACGAGCGTTTGCTTGCGCACGTACTCTCCCGGGATCGGTTCCCGGTTCGCGTGGCTGACTTCGATGTAGTAGCCGAAGACCTGGTTGAAGCCCACCCTTAGCGACCGGATGCCGCTCCGCTGGCGCTCGGTCTGTTCCAGGGCGGCGATCCAGTCGCGGGCGGCCCTGGATCCATCCCGAACACCGTCGAGCTCGGCATCGAACCCGGGCTTGAAGACCCCTCCGTCTTTCAAGGTTGCCGGTACCTCGTCCACCAGCGCCGTCGCCAGGAGATCGCGGAGCTCGCCTTCTGATGGCGAGGGGGTTGGGCCGGTCAGATCGGGCCAGCGCGCCGCGATCCGCCGCACGCCCGGCAAGGCCAGCAGCGCCTTGAGCAGGGCGCGCAAGTCGCGCGGTGTCGCCAGGCCCTGCCCAGTTCGGGCGACGATCCGTTCCAAATCCGGCAGACCGCGCAGCTCACTTTGCAGCTGGCCGCGGGTCAGCGGATCCTCGACGAGCTGGGTCACCCAGCCGAGCCGGTCATCGAGTGGCTCTCGCGTCCGCAGCGGCTGGTCGAGCCAGCGCCGGAGCTCGCGGGCACCCATGGTCGTGATCGCTTCACGGACCATGAGGCCAACGAGGTCGTCGCCCCCCGCGATGCGGTCACCGCTGAGACCAAGGCTTCGTCGGGTCGGCGGGTCGAGGTGCATGTAGGCGCGTGGATGCTGGGCATGGAGCCGCAGCAGCCCGGCTTCCAATCGCAGGTGTGATCGCTCGGTGTGGCGCAGCAGGGCGTGGGCGGCTGCCAGCGCTTCAGGCCATTCGTCACAACCGAAGGCCGCTAGCGTTTCGACGCCGAGCAGGTTCAGTAGGCGGTCGACGGCCGCGCGAGCATCAAAGTCCTGCGGATCGACCCAGGTGACCGGCGTGACTCCGAGCAGCGGGAGCAGACGCGACCGGTCGGCTTCCGAGGCGATCAACTCAGCCGGTCGCAGCCGGGCCAGCTCATCGCGAAGCACGTCGTCGCTCGGCTCGACCCGAAGCAACGCGAGCTCGCCGGTTGAGCAGTCCAGGGCCGCAATGCCATGGTAGTGGGACCGCAGGCAGACCGCGACTGCGTAGTTGCTGCCGCCGCCGTCGAGGTAGGCGTCCTCGACCACCGTGCCGGGCGTCAACACCCGGACGACCTCGCGCCGCACCAGCCCGCGCGCCTCGCCCGCCGACTCGACTTGGTCGCAGAGGGCGACCTTCAGTCCGGCACGAAGCAGCTTTCCCACGTAGCTCTCGTACGCGTGGTAGGGCACGCCGGCCATGGCATAGCGCTGCCCCTTGCCGAGCTCGCGCGACGTCAGGGTGATGCCTAAGATCGGCGCGGCCCGCTCGGCATCTTCGCCGAAGGTTTCGTAGAAATCGCCGAGGCGAAAGAGCACGATGGCGTCAGGGTGCCCACGCTTGACCGCCTCATACTGCTCGAGGACGGGGACCGGCTTCAGGGGTTGGGCCTAGTTGAGGACCTGGCCTCGAAGCTGCCAGGCGGTGGCGTGCTCGATGCTGACGCGGCGAACGGTACCAGGCTCGGCGCCGAGGGGCGCCGCCCCGATGACCACCCGGTTCTGCCGGTTCCGACCCGTGGCTTCCCCGTTCTCTACCCGTTCGACCAGCACCTCGACCGTCTTCCCTAGCCAGCGCCGGTTGGCCTCCTCCGCAATCTTTCGTTGCGCCTCGAGCAAAGCGTTGATCCGGCGCTTCTTCTCGGGTGGTGCCACATCGTCCGCGTGCCGGGCCGCTGTCGTGCGCGGTCGCGGTGAGAAGCCCTGGATGTGGACCACGTCGAACTTGATCTCCTCGAGCAAGGCCAGCGTCCGCTGGAACTGCTCTTCCGTTTCGCCCGGATAGCCGACGATGACATCGGTCGATACCGAGAGGCCCGGGATCACATGGCGAGCGTGGGCGATGATCCCCCGGTACTCCTCCACCGTGTAGCGACGGCGCATCTGCTTGAGGATCGCGTCGTCGCCGGATTGGAACGGCAGATGCAGGTGCTCACACACCCGCGGCAGGTCACGCATGGCGAAGAGAAGGTCGTCGTGCACGTGGCGAGGGTGCGAGGTCAAGAAGCGCACCCGCCAGATGCCCGGCACCCGCTCCACCGCTGCCAGCAGCGGTGCGAGTCCGGCCTTGGTCTCCGAATCGCGGTAGGAGTTGACGGTCTGGCCGAGCAGTGTGACTTCCCGGACGCCCTGGTCGGCAAAGCGGCGCACGTCATCGACGACATCGGCCATCGGGCGGCTGCGCTCGGTGCCTCGGACGAAGGGCACGATGCAGAAGCTGCAGACCTCGTTGCAGCCGAAGATCACCGGCACGTAGGCGGTCAGGCCATGCTGCAACACCGCCCCACCGGTTTGGGCCGGGTCGGTTTCGTACTCGCCCTGGATGTCCTCGATGAAGGCCTCGTACTGGCGCATGTCGAACCGGTAGTCGAGGTCGGGGAGCCGCTCGTAGAGGCGGTCCTTTTCCTTGTTGGCCATGCAGCCGGTGATCGCGATGGCGCGACCGGGACGAGCCCGTTTCCACGCCTTCAGCTCACGGAATTTTCCGTAGGCCTTTTGCTCGGCGTTCTGGCGCACGGAACAGGTGACCAGGATCGCGATGTCCGCCTGGTCCAGCTCGGCGACGGCGCTGAAGCCGGCGGCCGTCAAGCCCTGGGAGAGATAATCCGCGTCCGACTCATTCATCTGACAGCCGCTCACCCAGAGATGGAAACGTTGCCCCGACGGCGGGCGTTTGTGCCCATGGCGACGTGGTCGCGAAAAGGCGTGGGGCTCGAAGGTTAGAGGTGCGCCGGGAATCCGCAGGCGGGGCGGGGCGGCCGATTCAGGCATCGACCGAGTTTAGCGGGACTCGACCAGCAGACGGATCCCGGTCCGCTCCTCACCGTCGATAGAGATGTCGATGAACGAGGGGATGCAGACCAGGTCGAAGCCGCCGGCCGCCACGTAGCCACGCGAGATCGCAATCGCCTTCACCGCCTGATTGATGGCGCCGGCGCCGATGGCCTGCACCTCGACCCGGCTCTGGCTGCGGACCACGCCGGCGATCGCCCCGGCGACGGCAACCGGCTTCGAGGTAGCGGAAACCTTCAAGATCTCAATCGCGGCGCGCGCCGTGCGGGGTACACCGGCAGCCGGGCTGGCTGAAAGCGTCTTCTCCCCTGTCGAGCCGTTCGCTGGCGATGGCGGTGTGGTGGTTTCCAGAGTGTCCATCTATTCTATCGAGCAATGACCGAACGTTTGATTGCCCCTCGACACCTTAACCCCCATTTAGGGGGTCGTCAAGCTGCTAGGTAACCTCCACCTCTCGATCCAGCCGCTCGATCGCCTCCGCCTTGCCCGAAAGGGCATCGATCCGGACCAGGACCGAGTTGAACTGGACCGGTCCTTCGGCCACTTTGAAGCGGTAGGGGACCCCCGTCAGGAAGCGCTGGAGACTGGCTTCCTTGTCCATCCCGATCACCGAATCCCGGGGGCCGACCATGCCCAGGTCGCTGACGAAGGCGGTGCCGCCCGGAAAGATCTTGGTATCCGCGGTGGGAACATGCGTGTGGGTCCCGAAAACAAAGCTGGCGCGGCCGTCGAGGTACCAGCCCATGGCGATCTTCTCCGAGGTCGCCTCCGCATGGATGTCCATCAAGCGGAGCTTGGTCCCGGGCCCCTGGTGCAGCACCTCGTCGGCCGCCTTGAAGGCCGAATCGATGGGCGGCATGAAGAGCTGGCCCTGCACGTTCCCGATCAAGACCTGGCCCTTCTCCCCCAGGTCGTGACAGAACCAGCCCCGTCCTGGCGCCCCGGACGGATAGTTGTGCGGGCGGAGAATCGGTCGATGGTCATCGAAGCCGGTCATCATCTCGCGCTGGTCCCAGATGTGATTGCCGGAGGTGAGCACATCGATCCCCAGGCTGAACAGGTCATCGGCGATCTTGGGCGTCAGGCCGAAGCCGCCGGCCGCGTTCTCGCCATTGGCCACCACCAGGTCGATGGAAAACTCTCGGCGTAGCTGCGGCACCAATTTGGCTACCGCCTCGCGTCCGGGCCGGCCGATGATGTCGCCGATCGCCAGTACGGTCACAGTCATTGGCCGATCGTAACAAGGCGACCGCGATCGAGGCATTGCTCTCTGACCTGCCGACGGTGACGATTGGCGCCACCTTCAACCAGTTCCGCGAAGCGAGCGACCAGGACCTGCCCGGGGCGCCAGCGATCCGGCTCGCCAACCTGCGGCGTTACCTCGACGAGCGGCACGAAGCCGACGTCATCGCCGTCGGGGAAGCGGCCGGCTACCAGGGGATGCGCTGGTCCGGCATCGCTTTCACCAGCGAGTTCGATCTGTCGCGCTGGGGCGACCCTTACCGGCGGTCGTGCCGCCGCCCACGACCGTGGAAAGAGCCCTCCGGAACGATCGTCCACGGCGTCCTCGATGAGTTCGGCTCTGAGCGACGCGTGATCCTGTGGAATACCGTCCCGACGCATCCGCATCTGCCGGGCAAGCCTCTGTCCAACCGCCGGCCGACACGCGAGGAGGTCGCCGCGGGCCGGGTCTTCGTCGAGCGTCTGGTCGACATCGTGCGCCCTCGTGTCCTGATTGGCGTTGGCCGCATCGCGTCCGCGGCGCTCCCAGCAGCGCTCTACGTCCGCCATCCCGCGCAATCGGGCGCGACCGCGTTCCGAAGTGGGATCCGCGAAATCCTCGGTCGTTCACCCGGCGGTCCGTTTAGGGAGCGTCTGGAAGAGCCTGGTACACGGTAGCCCCATCACGTGAATAGGGGGATACCGTCAACTCCCCGCGGCAGGCGGGAGCCCGGGTGAAACGGAACGTGTACACCGGGGCCGGATTGTCCGGAGCGACCGTCGCGTTGGGACCTGCGACAAAGGTCCAAACCCGCTGGTAAGCGCCGCGCGCATAGTAGCTCGCCACCTGGGACGGGAGTTGGTTCACGAACCAGGCATTCTGCACCGGCGGCGAGATGCGGTAATTGTCCGACCCCGGATAGACCGGAAAGTCAGCAAACGAGCACTGTGGCGAGCCATCCGTAGCAGGCGTTGGCTTCGGCTCCGGTTGCGCGGGCGTCGCACTGGCATTAGCGTTCGCCCGGTCGGCCACCGGTCTGTGCTGCGTGTATCCGACGGCATAGCCCCCCAGGAACCCGGCGCCGATCAACGCAACGCTTACGGCGACGGCCAGCACGATAAGTGGCGCCCAGTCCCGGCCCTGCGGCCTCACCAGCATGAAACGGCGTGCGATCCGACGGGCTTGCGGACCCCCTCTCACCGAATCTTCACCGTTTTCTCAGATTTTCATCAGCAGAAACCACGCAGGATGGGAGTTGGTGTGGCTGTGGGAGCTCCAATGGCGTCTTCCATGAGGCGTGCTCTGCCGGCAGCGTTCGCAGGGCTACTCGCCATCGGCCTGGTCTTCGCGCGCGGACCGGTGTTCGGTCATGCCCGTACCCCCGCGCGCACCGTCGCCCGGGTCGCGGCCGCAGCGCCGCACGGCAGCGCGGCGGTCGCGTCGACTCCGCCCGCCGCACCGGTCGCGGCGCCTGCAGTCCAGCCCGCGGTGAGCCGGATCGTTTCGGGGACCTTCTACAGCCAGGCGATGCTCACGCAGCGCCCCTTCGAGATCTATCTCCCCCCGTCGTATGCGCAGGCGCCCGACCGAACCTATCCGGTTCTGTATCTGCTGCACGGCGACGGCGGTCGCGCCAGCGATTGGGCGGCCTTTAGCTTGCGGGCGACGATGGACCAGGCAATCGCCGCCGGCGCGCCGGAAATGATCGTGGTGATGCCCGACGGCTCTAGTCGCTCCGGCGATACGGACTGGGCCAACCGGTGGGACGGCACCGAGCTAGTCGAGGACCAGGTCATCGACCTGGTCAGTTTCATCGACCAGAATTACCGGACGATGCCCGACCGCTCCACGCGGTTCGTCGGCGGGGCGTCGTCTGGCGGGTTCGGCGCCCTCAACCTCGCGCTGCATCATCAAGAGCTCTTCAGTACCGCCATGAGCTTCAGCGGATTCATCGCCGCCAACGATCCCGAGGCCGATCCCGGGGTCTTCGGTGAAGACCCTGGCTTTATCGAGCGCAACAGCCCGGCGTCGCTCGTCAACTCGCAGTCGGGCGCTGGCGACATCTATTACGTCCTGAGCGGTGGTCGGAACGATCCCTATTTCCAGAACCGGATGGCCGAGTTCAGCGCCGAACTCGATCGCCTCGGCATCGCGCACGAATTTGATGTCGTGCCGGGCGGCCACGACATGATTGCCTGGAACGCTGGCCTCGATCTCGGCCTGGCCCACCTGGCCGTCCAACTTCGCACCCTGAGCGACCCGCCGGCTCGCGCCAGCGAGTAAGGGGCAACAAATAAAGAGAGGCAACCCCTGCGGGTCGCCTCTCTTGCTTACTTGGCGAATTCGATGATGCGGGTTTCGCGGATGACGGTTACTTTGATCTGGCCCGGATAGCTGAGCTCGCCTTCGATGCGCTTCGCGATATCGCGGGCGAGGATCTGGGCCCGACTGTCGTCGATGGTGTCGGGCTTGACGATGATGCGGATCTCGCGCCCGGCCTGGATCGCGAACGATTTCTCGACGCCTTCGAACGAGTTGGCGATGCTTTCCAGCTTCTCGAGCCGCTTGATGTAGGTGGTCAGCGTCTCCCGGCGAGCGCCGGGACGGGCTGCCGAGACGGCGTCGCAAGCGACCGTCAGGATGGCCTCCAGGCTGGTTGGCTCGACGTCCATATGGTGGGCGGCGACGGCGTTGACCAGCGTTTCCGGCCGGCCGAGCCGCTTGAGGAGCTCTCCGCCGATGATGGCGTGCGACCCCTCGACCTCATGGTCGATCGCCTTGCCGATGTCGTGCAGCAGGCCGGCTTCGCGGGCGAGCGCCACGTCGGCGCCGATCTCAGCCGCCGCCATCGCGCAGAGGAAGGAGACCTCCTTGCTGTGGGTCAGGACGTTCTGGCCATAGCTGGTCCGAAACGCAAGCGTGCCCAGCAGTTTGACCAGCTCCGGATGCAGGCCCGTCACACCGGTCTCGAACATCGCCTGCTCGCCTTCTTCCCGAATCCGGTTCTGGACATCGTTGCGAGCCTTGGTGACCATCTCTTCGATTCGGGCCGGATGGATCCGGCCGTCGACGAGCAGATGGTTGAGGGCCACCCGCGCCACCTCGCGGCGGACCGGGTCGAAGCCACTCAGGATGACCGCCTCCGGCGTGTCGTCGATGATCAGGTCGACGCCGGTCGCGTGTTCGAGGGCTCGAATGTTGCGGCCCTCCCGACCGATGATGCGGCCCTTCATCTCGTCGCTCGGAATGGCCACCACCGATACCGACGTCTCCGCGGTCTGCTCGGCGGCAACCCGCTGCATGGCGGTTACCAGGATGTTGCGCGCGCGCTTTTCGCTCTCCTCTTTGACGATCTCCTCGCCTTCGCGAATCTTCTGCGCGATCTCCTGGTTGAGTTCCTTTTCAAGGTTGGTGAGGATCGTCGTCCTCGCTTCGGCCCGCGTCATTCCCGAAATCCGCTCGAGCTCTTTGACTTGCTCGGCGAGAGCGTCATTGACGCGTTCCCTGGTCCTCCCGATCTCCAACTCTTTCGCGGTGATTCCCTGTTCCTTCCGGTCGAGATCTTCGAGCTTCCGATCGATCGATTCCTCTTTTTGCTGAACCCGGCGCTCCGAACGCTGGAGCTCAGCACGTGCGTCGCGTACCTCCTGTTCCAGGCTCAGGCGGATGCGGTGGGCTTCCTCTTTGGCCTCGAGGACCATCTCCTTCATCTGGGTCTCGGCATCCGACAGCAGCTTTTCCCGTTCCGCGTTGGAGACGAGATCGCGCTGCCGGTTCTGATTGCCAACCCAGAGGTAGGCGACGAGGGCTCCCACAAGCGCACCCACCACGACCCCAATGACCAGGAGTAATGGAGTGGGCATAGTTACACCTCGCTTATGGACTTGTGAAGGTTCTTCGCACCGCGCGTGAACGCGGCGGGACTAGTCGTTACAGAGCGACAGAATCTTGACCATTTTAGTCGCGTTTCTGGGGACTGTCAAACCGGCCGGAGGCCTCCCACTCATCGCTCAGGAGGCGGCAGACCCGATACACCAGGCCGCTGCTGAAGCCGCGCCGGCTGAGGCGGGGGCCAATATAAGCCGCCAGCGCCTGGGCGTCCGCCAGTCGTCGGGTGGCCAGCACGCTCCGCCCGAGGGTGAGCGCCTGCCCGGCCTCGGCCTCAGCGTCGACGGTCGCCAGGGCCGGTCCGGCCGCCGATTCGTCGATTCCCTTGGCGCGGAGCTCCTGGGCGATCAGGGCATGGCCGCGACCCTTGGTCCGGCGTCGCACCAGCGAGGCGGCGTACTCGCGGTCGTTGAGGTAGCCGTCCCCCTCGGCCCGGTCGAGCGCGGCGTCCACGGCCGCCTCGACATAGCCCAACCGGAGCAGGCGCTGGCGCAGCGCCGCTCGTGATTGTGGCTGGCGGGCCAGGCGTTTGACCGCCTCGGTGTAGGCGACCTGGGTGCTCTCCGGCTCGCGCGCGGTCGGCGTCGCGCGCCGGCCGCCGGATCTCATGCCGGCTGGAGGATCTTCTCCGCGGCCTTCCCCTTCAACTGCGCGATCAGCTCTTCGCCCAACTTCGGATTGGCCTTGAGGAAGCCAACCGTCTGCTCACGCCCCTGGCCGAGGCGCTGGCCGTTGCAGGAGAACCAGGAGCCGGCCTTTTCCACGAGAGTGGCGTCGACCGCCGCGTCGAGCACGCTCCCCCAGTACGAGATCCCCTCGTTATAGAGGATGTCGAATTCGGCCGACCTGAAGGGCGGGGCGACCTTGTTTTTGACCACCTTGACCTTCACCCGGTTGCCGGTGACGTCCAGCCCGTTCTTGATCGAGTCGACCTTGCGGATGTCGAGCCGGACCGACGCGTAGAACTTCAGCGCCCGGCCGCCGGTGGTCACCTCGGGATTGCCGAACATGATGCCGACCTTCTCCCGCAACTGGTTGATGAAGATCACCGAGGTGCTGGACTTGGAGATGGCGCCGGTCAGCTTGCGAAGGGCCTGCGACATCAAGCGCGCCTGCAGGGCCACGTGGCTGTCCCCCATCTCGCCGTCGATCTCCGCCTTCGGCACGAGTGCCGCCACCGAGTCGACGACGATCACGTCCACCGCGCCGGAGCGCACCAGGACGTCGACGATCTCGAGCGCCTGCTCGCCGGTGTCTGGTTGAGAGATCAGCAGGTCCTCGGTCTTGACGCCGATGTGCCCGGCGTAAACCGGGTCGAGGGCGTGTTCGGCGTCGATGAAGGCGGCGACGCCTCCGAGCTTCTGGGATTGTGCGATGACGTGCAGCGCCAGCGTCGTCTTGCCCGACGACTCCGGGCCATAGATCTCCACCACTCTCCCGCGCGGGATCCCGCCGACGCCGAGCGCCATGTCGAGGGTGAGCGATCCGGTCGGGATCACGTCGATGTTG encodes the following:
- the mutS gene encoding DNA mismatch repair protein MutS, translating into MKPVPVLEQYEAVKRGHPDAIVLFRLGDFYETFGEDAERAAPILGITLTSRELGKGQRYAMAGVPYHAYESYVGKLLRAGLKVALCDQVESAGEARGLVRREVVRVLTPGTVVEDAYLDGGGSNYAVAVCLRSHYHGIAALDCSTGELALLRVEPSDDVLRDELARLRPAELIASEADRSRLLPLLGVTPVTWVDPQDFDARAAVDRLLNLLGVETLAAFGCDEWPEALAAAHALLRHTERSHLRLEAGLLRLHAQHPRAYMHLDPPTRRSLGLSGDRIAGGDDLVGLMVREAITTMGARELRRWLDQPLRTREPLDDRLGWVTQLVEDPLTRGQLQSELRGLPDLERIVARTGQGLATPRDLRALLKALLALPGVRRIAARWPDLTGPTPSPSEGELRDLLATALVDEVPATLKDGGVFKPGFDAELDGVRDGSRAARDWIAALEQTERQRSGIRSLRVGFNQVFGYYIEVSHANREPIPGEYVRKQTLVNGERYVTPELKEKETLVLNAKSATVAREQVLFSELCRRITAAGKDLLDTAAWLGQLDAVAALGTVAARHRWVRPILRDEPGIEIVGGRHPLVEAALGPGRFVPNDLRLDTSDQQVVLLSGPNMAGKSTYLRQAGIIVLLAQVGSFVPATSAVIGLCDRIFTRVGAHDELARGLSTFMVEMVETAHILAHATPHSLLIFDEVGRGTSTYDGVSIAQAILEYLHDAPQLHSLTLFATHYHELTALAQRLPRLRNFRMEVREEGERVIFLHQVVEGGADRSYGIQVAELAGIPRQVVVRARQVLSELEGQRPLERPDASAQLNLPLDHPVVAELKQLDLERLSPREALEKLYAWQGEHVSH
- the miaB gene encoding tRNA (N6-isopentenyl adenosine(37)-C2)-methylthiotransferase MiaB encodes the protein MPESAAPPRLRIPGAPLTFEPHAFSRPRRHGHKRPPSGQRFHLWVSGCQMNESDADYLSQGLTAAGFSAVAELDQADIAILVTCSVRQNAEQKAYGKFRELKAWKRARPGRAIAITGCMANKEKDRLYERLPDLDYRFDMRQYEAFIEDIQGEYETDPAQTGGAVLQHGLTAYVPVIFGCNEVCSFCIVPFVRGTERSRPMADVVDDVRRFADQGVREVTLLGQTVNSYRDSETKAGLAPLLAAVERVPGIWRVRFLTSHPRHVHDDLLFAMRDLPRVCEHLHLPFQSGDDAILKQMRRRYTVEEYRGIIAHARHVIPGLSVSTDVIVGYPGETEEQFQRTLALLEEIKFDVVHIQGFSPRPRTTAARHADDVAPPEKKRRINALLEAQRKIAEEANRRWLGKTVEVLVERVENGEATGRNRQNRVVIGAAPLGAEPGTVRRVSIEHATAWQLRGQVLN
- a CDS encoding stage V sporulation protein S; this translates as MEILKVSATSKPVAVAGAIAGVVRSQSRVEVQAIGAGAINQAVKAIAISRGYVAAGGFDLVCIPSFIDISIDGEERTGIRLLVESR
- a CDS encoding TIGR00282 family metallophosphoesterase, which gives rise to MTVTVLAIGDIIGRPGREAVAKLVPQLRREFSIDLVVANGENAAGGFGLTPKIADDLFSLGIDVLTSGNHIWDQREMMTGFDDHRPILRPHNYPSGAPGRGWFCHDLGEKGQVLIGNVQGQLFMPPIDSAFKAADEVLHQGPGTKLRLMDIHAEATSEKIAMGWYLDGRASFVFGTHTHVPTADTKIFPGGTAFVSDLGMVGPRDSVIGMDKEASLQRFLTGVPYRFKVAEGPVQFNSVLVRIDALSGKAEAIERLDREVEVT
- a CDS encoding uracil-DNA glycosylase encodes the protein MADRNKATAIEALLSDLPTVTIGATFNQFREASDQDLPGAPAIRLANLRRYLDERHEADVIAVGEAAGYQGMRWSGIAFTSEFDLSRWGDPYRRSCRRPRPWKEPSGTIVHGVLDEFGSERRVILWNTVPTHPHLPGKPLSNRRPTREEVAAGRVFVERLVDIVRPRVLIGVGRIASAALPAALYVRHPAQSGATAFRSGIREILGRSPGGPFRERLEEPGTR
- a CDS encoding alpha/beta hydrolase-fold protein; the encoded protein is MRRALPAAFAGLLAIGLVFARGPVFGHARTPARTVARVAAAAPHGSAAVASTPPAAPVAAPAVQPAVSRIVSGTFYSQAMLTQRPFEIYLPPSYAQAPDRTYPVLYLLHGDGGRASDWAAFSLRATMDQAIAAGAPEMIVVMPDGSSRSGDTDWANRWDGTELVEDQVIDLVSFIDQNYRTMPDRSTRFVGGASSGGFGALNLALHHQELFSTAMSFSGFIAANDPEADPGVFGEDPGFIERNSPASLVNSQSGAGDIYYVLSGGRNDPYFQNRMAEFSAELDRLGIAHEFDVVPGGHDMIAWNAGLDLGLAHLAVQLRTLSDPPARASE
- the rny gene encoding ribonuclease Y, which produces MPTPLLLVIGVVVGALVGALVAYLWVGNQNRQRDLVSNAEREKLLSDAETQMKEMVLEAKEEAHRIRLSLEQEVRDARAELQRSERRVQQKEESIDRKLEDLDRKEQGITAKELEIGRTRERVNDALAEQVKELERISGMTRAEARTTILTNLEKELNQEIAQKIREGEEIVKEESEKRARNILVTAMQRVAAEQTAETSVSVVAIPSDEMKGRIIGREGRNIRALEHATGVDLIIDDTPEAVILSGFDPVRREVARVALNHLLVDGRIHPARIEEMVTKARNDVQNRIREEGEQAMFETGVTGLHPELVKLLGTLAFRTSYGQNVLTHSKEVSFLCAMAAAEIGADVALAREAGLLHDIGKAIDHEVEGSHAIIGGELLKRLGRPETLVNAVAAHHMDVEPTSLEAILTVACDAVSAARPGARRETLTTYIKRLEKLESIANSFEGVEKSFAIQAGREIRIIVKPDTIDDSRAQILARDIAKRIEGELSYPGQIKVTVIRETRIIEFAK
- a CDS encoding regulatory protein RecX, with product MRSGGRRATPTAREPESTQVAYTEAVKRLARQPQSRAALRQRLLRLGYVEAAVDAALDRAEGDGYLNDREYAASLVRRRTKGRGHALIAQELRAKGIDESAAGPALATVDAEAEAGQALTLGRSVLATRRLADAQALAAYIGPRLSRRGFSSGLVYRVCRLLSDEWEASGRFDSPQKRD
- the recA gene encoding recombinase RecA translates to MSEKDRALTAALSQIERSYGKGAIMKLGEAAAQRNIDVIPTGSLTLDMALGVGGIPRGRVVEIYGPESSGKTTLALHVIAQSQKLGGVAAFIDAEHALDPVYAGHIGVKTEDLLISQPDTGEQALEIVDVLVRSGAVDVIVVDSVAALVPKAEIDGEMGDSHVALQARLMSQALRKLTGAISKSSTSVIFINQLREKVGIMFGNPEVTTGGRALKFYASVRLDIRKVDSIKNGLDVTGNRVKVKVVKNKVAPPFRSAEFDILYNEGISYWGSVLDAAVDATLVEKAGSWFSCNGQRLGQGREQTVGFLKANPKLGEELIAQLKGKAAEKILQPA